From the genome of Triticum aestivum cultivar Chinese Spring chromosome 3B, IWGSC CS RefSeq v2.1, whole genome shotgun sequence, one region includes:
- the LOC123070585 gene encoding uncharacterized protein, giving the protein MAASFLRPLLPPKPFLSTPKPQVPIAPITAVRCTAAPKPTTSTPKPAQQEGNQEQEPTPDEADANPHRIPDDETPPSATATTSFSVVRRVPSAISTDGRLRRTALTQEEPPNYEIGWKRTKNLPLEKPKGWAIADFLEKLEGLMERGRYGSGALLGTVAGVVTERAREEAEILMAEGGVDERVATELFRVLRLVEMDVEMVKAAVKEETVKERVETARARCRQAILVALSL; this is encoded by the coding sequence ATGGCCGCCTCCTTCCTCCGCCCTCTCCTCCCTCCCAAACCTTTCCTCTCCACTCCCAAACCACAAGTCCCTATCGCCCCCATCACCGCCGTACGCTGCACCGCGGCGCCCAAACCGACCACCTCCACCCCCAAGCCTGCCCAGCAAGAAGGCAACCAGGAGCAAGAACCCACTCCCGacgaggccgacgccaacccccaCCGCATCCccgacgacgagaccccgccgtcGGCGACTGCGACCACCTCCTTCTCGGTGGTCCGGCGCGTGCCGTCGGCCATCTCGACGGACGGCCGCCTCCGTCGGACGGCGCTGACGCAGGAGGAGCCGCCCAACTACGAGATCGGGTGGAAGCGCACCAAGAATCTCCCCCTGGAGAAGCCCAAGGGGTGGGCCATCGCCGACTTTCTGGAGAAGCTGGAGGGGCTGATGGAGCGCGGGCGGTACGGGTCGGGCGCGCTGCTGGGCACGGTGGCGGGCGTGGTGACGGAGCGCGCCCGGGAGGAGGCGGAGATCCTGATGGCCGAGGGCGGCGTGGACGAGCGCGTGGCGACGGAGCTCTTCCGCGTGCTGCGGCTGGTGGAGATGGACGTGGAGATGGTCAAAGCCGCCGTCAAGGAGGAGACCGTCAAGGAGCGCGTCGAGACGGCGCGCGCGCGGTGCCGCCAGGCCATCCTCGTCGCGCTCTCGCTGTGA